The Glycine soja cultivar W05 chromosome 6, ASM419377v2, whole genome shotgun sequence genome has a window encoding:
- the LOC114417241 gene encoding uncharacterized protein LOC114417241 yields the protein MMGFEATTPMVAPFGSNTQRPDHWKHFDDSVNAVSFGFVATAILISMFLLLAIFERFLRQRSSEANNVATPMDLEHQMHLGGKLENLSSKMTIYGRGVLVLMPGEQIPSFIALPSPAPCSRQPMSWPIQVQHNSCFHAPLALTRNYNLTSN from the exons ATGATGGGTTTTGAAGCCACTACTCCAATGGTGGCACCCTTTGGTAGTAATACTCAGAGACCAGACCATTGGAAGCATTTTGATGACTCGGTGAATGCAGTGTCTTTTGGGTTTGTTGCCACTGCCATCCTCATTTCTATGTTCCTTCTTCTGGCTATCTTTGAGAGGTTTCTTAGGCAAAGATCAAGTGAAGCCAACAATGTTGCAACTCCAATGGATCTTGAACACCAAATGCACTTAGGTGGAAAGTTGGAAAATCTATCATCCAAG ATGACCATTTATGGAAGAGGTGTCTTAGTGTTGATGCCTGGAGAGCAGATTCCTTCCTTCATTGCACTTCCTTCTCCGGCACCATGTAGCCGCCAGCCCATGTCATGGCCTATTCAAGTTCAACATAACTCATGCTTCCATGCACCTTTAGCATTAACGAGGAACTATAATCTAACAAGTAACTAG
- the LOC114417242 gene encoding uncharacterized protein LOC114417242 produces MYCHPSQSTFPIPPSTILIAVTLLSLLSTFFKPQTHAKSNNIVFSSLPHQHTLKIQPFLIPPQTPMGCCFSTPTKQTQNQNNKTTQKNHHHEPPPPLEEESVKEVLSETPISKPHQVPILKPETKTLLPLIQDPPPNFEANPKAPPIEEVSEVISQLSETCSISDSFSAATTATTATATTTTVTVADKREEDEATSKIHKWDRSPSRKRPYAPGGNLACGRDWRLKSPAMRPEPSPEKKIKGGSRPIRGREIRNSGTAANRKRNVGPASLRGDAGEGSGRRSRSPACARNGKVGAGGNRKEVAPAKVVANEVEKQKNSESEEVGEKNDVVSQEECLENPHVSMECFIFL; encoded by the coding sequence ATGTATTGTCATCCCTCACAATCCACATTCCCCATTCCCCCCTCAACCATTTTAATAGCCGTTACACTTTTGTCTCTTCTGTCCACATTTTTCAAACCCCAAACCCATGCAAAGTCCAACAACATTGTCTTCTCCTCACTGCCCCACCAACACACTCTAAAAATTCAACCCTTTCTCATCCCACCCCAAACCCCAATGGGTTGCTGCTTCAGCACACCCACCAAGCAAACCCAAAACCAAAACAACAAAACCACTCAGAAAAACCACCACCATGAACCACCACCACCCTTGGAAGAAGAATCTGTGAAAGAGGTCCTTTCAGAGACCCCAATTTCCAAACCTCACCAAGTTCCAATTTTGAAGCCAGAAACGAAGACCCTTTTGCCTCTAATTCAAGACCCACCTCCGAATTTCGAAGCAAACCCAAAGGCTCCTCCCATAGAAGAAGTCTCCGAGGTTATTTCTCAGCTTTCAGAAACATGCAGCATCAGCGACAGCTTCTCCGCCGCCACAACCGCTACCACCGCCACCGCTACAACCACCACTGTCACGGTTGCTGATAAGAGAGAAGAAGACGAAGCAACCAGCAAAATTCACAAGTGGGATCGATCTCCGTCCAGGAAAAGGCCCTACGCCCCCGGCGGCAACCTCGCCTGCGGGAGAGACTGGAGGCTAAAATCGCCGGCGATGCGCCCGGAGCCGTCGCCGGAGAAGAAAATCAAGGGCGGTTCGAGGCCAATTCGAGGGAGGGAAATTAGGAACTCCGGTACGGCGGCGAATCGGAAGCGCAATGTGGGCCCCGCCTCGCTCCGGGGGGACGCCGGCGAGGGTTCCGGTCGGAGGTCGAGGTCGCCGGCGTGTGCCAGGAATGGTAAGGTGGGTGCCGGAGGCAACCGAAAAGAGGTTGCTCCGGCGAAGGTGGTGGCGAATGAGGTGGAAAAGCAGAAGAATAGTGAGAGTGAGGAAGTTGGGGAGAAAAACGACGTCGTTTCGCAGGAGGAGTGCCTCGAGAACCCGCATGTTTCGATGGAGTGCTTTATTTTTCTGTAG